The Zygosaccharomyces rouxii strain CBS732 chromosome A complete sequence genome window below encodes:
- the MRF1 gene encoding Mrf1p (similar to uniprot|P30775 Saccharomyces cerevisiae YGL143C MRF1 Mitochondrial polypeptide chain release factor involved in stop codon recognition and hydrolysis of the peptidyl-tRNA bond during mitochondrial translation lack of MRF1 causes mitochondrial genome instability) — MFRTFRIARWVLPRRIGLLGCRFQSTLEFKELHPSLLKKAHQSVQEIVQLDQALSKGDGFDAETQKTYSRVSSIRSMYEEYQELLDNLKGLQEMIQTDPSLKDDAKSEFDNSLPQFRQVSNNLLRKLLPPHPFAEKACILELRPGVGGTEAMIFTQDLLNMYIGYAQYHHWKYHVIAQNENQSGNGLVDAILSIDEPGAYDKLKYESGVHRVQRIPATETKGRTHTSTAAVIVLPQIVESVKDAEQSERSFRPDEIRIDVMRAGGKGGQHVNTTDSAVRITHFPSGIVVAMQDERSQHKNKAKAFAVLRARLAERERKEKENSERAARKDQVTTTDRSDKIRTYNYPQNRITDHRCNFTLYDIEGVTSGVKLDEVIDSMAARDFEERSKSLIE, encoded by the coding sequence ATGTTTAGGACATTTCGAATTGCTCGATGGGTCCTTCCTCGAAGGATTGGGCTCCTCGGATGTCGGTTTCAGTCCACCCTGGAGTTTAAAGAGCTACACCCATcgttgttgaagaaagcTCATCAGAGCGTACAAGAGATAGTTCAACTGGATCAAGCGCTAAGCAAGGGTGATGGGTTTGATGCTGAAACCCAGAAGACGTACTCTCGTGTGTCTTCGATTAGAAGCATGTACGAGGAGTACCAGGAGCTGTTGGATAATTTGAAGGGTTTACAAGAGATGATCCAGACAGATCCAAGTTTGAAAGATGATGCAAAATCAGAATTTGACAATTCTCTACCACAATTCCGTCAGGTATCTAATAATCTGCTGCGAAAACTTTTACCACCCCATCCATTTGCCGAAAAGGCATGTATTCTTGAGTTAAGGCCTGGCGTCGGTGGTACTGAAGCTATGATCTTTACACAGGATTTACTAAACATGTACATTGGATACGCCCAGTACCACCACTGGAAGTACCATGTTATTGCACAGAATGAAAATCAGAGTGGAAATGGTCTGGTAGATGCCATTTTGAGTATAGATGAGCCGGGGGCCTATGATAAACTGAAGTATGAATCTGGTGTACATCGTGTGCAAAGAATTCCAGCTACAGAGACGAAGGGTCGTACGCACACTTCTACCGCAGCTGTCATAGTATTACCGCAGATTGTAGAATCTGTAAAGGATGCAGAACAATCAGAACGTTCTTTTAGACCTGATGAAATTCGAATCGATGTGATGAGAgctggtggtaaaggtggGCAGCATGTTAATACTACTGATTCAGCCGTGAGAATTACACATTTCCCTTCAGGTATAGTGGTAGCAATGCAAGATGAAAGATCTCAACATAAGAATAAAGCCAAGGCATTCGCCGTGCTTAGAGCACGATTGGCTGAAAGAGAACGTaaggagaaggaaaatAGTGAAAGAGCTGCGAGAAAGGATCAAGTGACTACTACTGATAGATCTGATAAGATTAGAACTTATAATTACCCACAAAACCGTATTACCGACCACCGTTGTAATTTTACGCTATATGACATTGAGGGCGTTACTTCAGGTGTGAAGTTAGATGAGGTGATTGATTCTATGGCAGCAAGAGATTTCGAGGAAAGGTCAAAATCTCTAATTGAATGA
- the KIN28 gene encoding TFIIH complex serine/threonine-protein kinase subunit KIN28 (highly similar to uniprot|P06242 Saccharomyces cerevisiae YDL108W KIN28 Serine/threonine protein kinase subunit of the transcription factor TFIIH involved in transcription initiation at RNA polymerase II promoters) has product MEYTKEKKVGEGTYAVVYLGTKQSTARRIAIKEIKTSEFKDGLDMSAIREVKYLQEMQHQNVIELVDIFMASENLNLVLEFLPSDLEMIIKDKSILFTPADIKSWMLMTLRGVHHCHRNFILHRDLKPNNLLIAPDGQIKVADFGLARTMPLAHEILTSNVVTRWYRAPELLFGAKHYTSAIDLWSVGVIFAELMLRIPYLPGANDVDQMEITFRALGTPTDREWPEVSTFPSYNKLQIYPPPSREELRRRFIAASENALNLMCGMLTMNPQKRWDAVQCLESAYFREAPAPTEPSAIKM; this is encoded by the exons ATGGAGTATACAAAGG aaaagaaagttGGTGAAGGTACTTATGCTGTTGTCTACTTAGGCACAAAGCAGTCTACTGCTAGAAGGATCGCCATCAAGGAGATCAAGACGTCAGAATTTAAGGATGGGCTTGACATGTCAGCCATCAGAGAGGTGAAATACTTACAAGAGATGCAACATCAAAACGTTATTGAACTGGTTGACATATTTATGGCATCTGAGAACTTGAACTTAGTGTTAGAATTTTTACCGTCAGATTTGGAAATGATCATCAAGGATAAATCTATTTTGTTCACACCGGCAGATATTAAATCGTGGATGCTTATGACTCTGAGAGGTGTACACCATTGTCATAGAAATTTCATACTGCATAGGGATTTAAAACCCAACAATTTACTTATAGCCCCGGATGGCCAAATAAAAGTAGCAGATTTTGGGCTGGCGAGAACTATGCCCTTAGCACATGAAATCTTGACCAGTAATGTGGTCACCCGTTGGTATAGAGCGCCAGAACTTTTATTTGGAGCCAAACATTACACCTCAGCTATAGATCTATGGTCTGTTGGTGTTATATTCGCAGAACTCATGTTGAGAATTCCCTATTTGCCAGGTGCAAATGATGTTGATCAAATGGAGATTACTTTTAGAGCATTGGGTACACCTACTGATAGGGAGTGGCCAGAGGTTTCCACTTTTCCTTCATATAACAAATTACAGATTTATCCACCACCttcaagagaagaattaaGAAGGCGGTTTATTGCCGCTAGTGAAAATGCTCTTAATCTGATGTGTGGAATGCTCACCATGAACCCGCAGAAAAGGTGGGATGCTGTACAATGTTTAGAATCTGCCTATTTCAGAGAGGCCCCAGCCCCTACGGAACCATCTGCCATCAAAATGTGA
- a CDS encoding NAD(P)/FAD-dependent oxidoreductase (conserved hypothetical protein): protein MNCLGLRNAGLSGINRFFKRSLSAQYSHALIGGGVVGLAIAAELSKVKSNRVILLEKNDRIGMDVSSHNSEVIHAGLYYPPDSLKSKLCIQGKKIIYNELDPVKTGVNWINCGKWIVAQTDYEDAVLEGLYYKCKNELGVDVEMMTSLEAMKKEKFIQVQRSVLNSPTTGIIDSHSLMEYLLAIIEANDGEVIYGSEVVNLQYEAGCGYTVTVKDHFSDSQELTDVSTENLVNAAGLYADRISKMLLPPERHLKQYYAKGNYFKLTSAGFPGVRRLIYPVPPKNGKSLGTHLTIDMDYQMKFGPDLEYVDSPTDYAANGASIPTAFKAISRYYPYIGPDDLEVVGSGIRPKLAAPGDGEFKDFYIKQEEGFPGFVNLLGIESPGLTSSVAIGRYVKDIYHT from the coding sequence ATGAATTGCCTAGGTCTCAGAAACGCTGGGTTAAGTGGTATAAACAGATTTTTTAAGAGATCTCTTAGTGCACAATATTCTCATGCATTGATTGGGGGTGGTGTAGTTGGGTTGGCGATTGCAGCAGAGTTAAGCAAGGTGAAATCTAATCGAGTAATACTGCtcgaaaaaaatgataGGATTGGTATGGATGTATCTAGCCACAATAGTGAAGTTATTCATGCCGGATTGTATTATCCACCAGATTCCTTAAAGAGCAAGCTGTGCATACAGGGTAAAAAAATCATATACAATGAGTTGGATCCTGTGAAGACTGGAgtgaattggatcaattgtGGGAAATGGATTGTTGCACAAACGGATTACGAAGACGCTGTCTTAGAGGGCCTCTATTATAAGTGCAAGAACGAATTGGGAGTGGACGTGGAGATGATGACGTCTTTAGAGGCaatgaagaaggaaaaattcattcaaGTGCAGAGATCTGTACTCAATTCTCCAACTACAGGTATTATCGATTCGCATTCGTTGATGGAATACCTCCTAGCGATCATTGAAGCCAACGATGGTGAAGTAATTTATGGTTCCGAGGTGGTAAATTTACAGTACGAAGCTGGTTGTGGGTACACTGTCACCGTAAAAGATCATTTTAGTGACAGCCAGGAGCTGACAGACGTTAGTACAGAAAATCTGGTTAATGCAGCTGGTCTTTACGCTGACAGAATAAGCAAAATGCTTTTGCCGCCAGAGAGACATCTTAAACAGTACTATGCCAAGGGAAACTACTTCAAATTAACTTCAGCTGGGTTCCCCGGTGTGCGCAGATTGATCTATCCAGTTCCACCTAAGAATGGTAAATCGCTGGGAACGCATCTTACCATTGACATGGATTACCAAATGAAATTTGGGCCAGATTTGGAATATGTGGATTCGCCAACAGACTATGCTGCTAATGGCGCTAGTATCCCAACAGCTTTTAAAGCTATTAGCAGATACTATCCATATATTGGACCCGACGACTTAGAAGTCGTTGGCAGCGGTATAAGACCCAAATTGGCCGCCCCTGGTGATGGcgaatttaaagatttttaCATTAAACAAGAAGAGGGATTTCCTGGATTTGTCAACCTCCTGGGAATAGAATCTCCTGGTCTCACTTCAAGTGTAGCTATCGGTAGATATGTGAAAGACATTTATCACACATGa
- the MSS2 gene encoding Mss2p (similar to uniprot|P40990 Saccharomyces cerevisiae YDL107W MSS2 Peripherally bound inner membrane protein of the mitochondrial matrix required for export of C-terminal tail of Cox2p through the inner membrane) → MLRFIRIAKCYSTASLSRQRPQFHEVFPQKRTVNRILFELDSKHTFGKLYPVYDNIYQNMQKGIDTEIPKGISPSDLMIMKKVLEKIRHRTKSINPHLLALENALLDRSAELGNNDAISLLAFDVLRDPGHNNPEDVDYGKKLIKELYKKNHHLTMKLLGDLSLKSGNDTEACKYYLKFLDLEDRTFLAGEVYGKLGQINFRKPDLRKAEQFFLKAIKLSPLEYSVHSHFYLAQIYMNSDPLRARVLMENCATQGFRESFKTLGFLEMNYFEDFFKAQEWFRLGLELFQIECFIGFFDCCAKLKNWTGANKCYETMLKLQEVNANYKEIIDKFVTNRQAEVKEAMKYSSKPLSDPKTFESAAKKDPFVSKENKWGL, encoded by the coding sequence ATGCTGAGGTTCATTCGGATTGCCAAATGCTATAGTACGGCTTCCCTGAGTCGACAGAGGCCGCAATTCCATGAAGTTTTCCCTCAAAAGAGGACGGTCAACAGGATACTCTTTGAACTTGATAGTAAGCATACGTTTGGCAAATTGTATCCTGTATACGATAACATCTATCAAAATATGCAGAAGGGAATTGATACTGAGATACCCAAGGGTATTAGCCCGTCAgatttgatgataatgaagaaagtGTTAGAAAAGATTAGACATAGGACTAAAAGTATAAATCCTCATTTATTGGCACTAGAAAATGCTCTCTTAGATAGATCAGCAGAGCTGGGTAATAACGATGCAATTTCCTTGCTTGCATTCGATGTATTAAGAGATCCTGGGCATAACAATCCAGAAGATGTAGATTACGgcaagaaattgatcaaagaacTATACAAGAAAAACCATCATTTGACAATGAAACTTTTGGGAGACTTATCACTAAAGTCTGGTAATGACACTGAGGCATGCAAATATTATTTGAAGTTCTTGGACCTAGAGGATAGAACTTTCCTGGCGGGAGAAGTTTATGGCAAATTGGGTCAGATTAATTTCCGTAAACCAGATCTACGAAAGGCTGAACAGTTTTTTCTAAAAGCAATTAAGCTTTCACCGTTGGAATACTCTGTTCACTCTCATTTTTACCTTGCTCAAATCTATATGAACTCGGATCCTCTCAGAGCAAGAGTTCTCATGGAGAACTGTGCAACTCAAGGATTCAGggaatctttcaaaactttgGGGTTTTTAGAAATGAATtactttgaagatttttttAAGGCACAAGAATGGTTCAGGTTGGGGTTAGaactctttcaaattgaatgCTTCATAGGATTTTTCGACTGTTGTGccaaattgaagaattggacaGGGGCCAACAAGTGTTATGAAACTATGCTTAAATTACAAGAGGTTAATGCTAAttataaagaaattatcgACAAATTTGTTACAAACCGTCAAGCAGAAGTGAAAGAAGCTATGAAATATTCTTCCAAACCGCTTTCCGACCCGAAGACATTTGAGAGTGCCGCTAAAAAGGATCCTTTTGTATCAAAGGAGAATAAGTGGGGACTATAA
- the GPI10 gene encoding putative glycosylphosphatidylinositol-alpha 1,2 mannosyltransferase (similar to uniprot|P30777 Saccharomyces cerevisiae YGL142C GPI10 Integral membrane protein involved in glycosylphosphatidylinositol (GPI) anchor synthesis putative alpha 1 2 mannosyltransferase required for addition of the third mannose onto the GPI core structure human PIG-Bp is a functional homolog) → MALKAVDKHHRLILLGLFGWRLFNALITRTFFQADEFWQALEPAHFKAFGYGGLTWEWNNGLRSYAFPFLLEIAYRLARLVSKGCQYHWGEDRGDKVEYYCVIIFPKVMMAFIAALGELYTILFVKKLYLLTFDKTDDKKPHDDWNVEKITIILSVTNFFNCFLITRTFINSFEMSLTSAALYYWDWTGGDEVFTTNFTKSLCIAVFACLQRPTNGLIWIIFGSRLIWNLFVKSQYGKVLRLIGKVAFWFALVCSINMIIDYHFYNENIFPPLNFLRFNVLSPLSTFYGANQWHFHITQSLPLILNYTIPLFCLGLTYGRHSDVLTQIKIVIGFNLIAYSMLSHKEFRFVYPLQPLLVLISTFGALKLQENNVLKHCFLLLAPLGSIIAAFLLCWYHESGTIAVMKYLHDRPVVDSIGFIMPCHSTPWQSYLHRNDIKSLWAITCDPPLHLMGDPDASAKLPYYMDESDFLYDDISGFIERNFPLLDINSSKRHTYQYEWPRLLVVFQHLENAYIKEHLKDNAYVEETRFFNSLVHWDSRREGDVIVYRKL, encoded by the coding sequence ATGGCATTGAAGGCAGTTGATAAGCACCATAGATTGATTTTGCTGGGTCTCTTTGGATGGAGATTATTCAATGCATTGATTACGAGGACTTTCTTCCAGGCTGATGAGTTCTGGCAGGCGCTAGAACCGGCTCATTTCAAGGCATTTGGATATGGAGGACTCACCTGGGAGTGGAACAATGGATTGAGATCATATGCCTTCCCATTTTTATTGGAGATAGCTTATCGGTTGGCTCGATTGGTTTCTAAAGGGTGTCAGTATCACTGGGGAGAAGACAGGGGAGATAAAGTAGAATACTATTGTGTGATCATTTTCCCTAAGGTCATGATGGCTTTTATAGCTGCCCTTGGTGAGTTATATACCATTTTGTTTGTTAAGAAGCTATATTTATTGACTTTCGATAAGACGGATGACAAGAAACCTCATGACGATTGGAATGTCGAGAAAATTACCATCATATTATCGGtgaccaatttctttaactgTTTCTTGATTACAAGGACTTTTATCAACTCTTTTGAGATGAGTTTGACATCAGCGGCACTATATTACTGGGATTGGACCGGAGGTGATGAAGTTTTTACAacaaattttaccaaatcaCTATGTATTGCAGTTTTTGCGTGTTTGCAAAGACCTACGAATGGATTGATATGGATTATTTTTGGCTCAAGATTAATTTGGAACCTCTTTGTCAAGAGCCAGTATGGTAAAGTGCTTCGTTTGATCGGCAAGGTCGCTTTTTGGTTTGCCCTAGTCTGCTCAATTAATATGATAATtgattatcatttttacaATGAGAACATTTTTCCACCATTGAACTTTCTTCGATTTAACGTATTGAGCCCCTTATCAACCTTCTATGGTGCTAACCAATGGCATTTCCACATCACACAGAGTTTACCACTCATACTAAACTATACTATTCCACTATTTTGTCTGGGACTGACTTATGGGCGCCATTCTGATGTTTTAACTCAGATTAAAATTGTGATAGGCTTCAATCTGATTGCTTATTCTATGTTATCACACAAGGAATTTCGATTTGTCTACCCATTGCAACCTTTGCTCGTTTTAATCTCTACCTTTGGTGCTTTAAAATTGCAGGAAAACAATGTTTTGAAGCAttgctttcttcttttggcTCCATTAGGATCTATTATTGCTGCTTTCCTTTTATGTTGGTACCATGAATCAGGAACCATAGCTGTTATGAAATATTTACATGATCGGCCAGTTGTCGATAGTATTGGTTTTATCATGCCCTGTCATTCGACTCCCTGGCAGTCTTATTTACACAGAAATGACATCAAAAGTCTTTGGGCAATTACTTGTGATCCACCACTGCATTTGATGGGTGATCCTGATGCAAGTGCGAAGCTGCCGTACTATATGGATGAGAGTGACTTTTTGTATGATGATATTTCGGGATTCATAGAACGAAATTTCCCCCTGCTGGATATTAATTCATCTAAGCGACACACTTATCAATATGAATGGCCTCGTTTATTGGTGGTTTTCCAACATTTGGAGAATGCTTACATCAAGgaacatttgaaagataatGCTTACGTGGAGGAAactagatttttcaattcattggTACATTGGGACTCGAGAAGGGAGGGGGATGTTATTGTATACCGGAAGTTATAG
- the HUL5 gene encoding ubiquitin-ubiquitin ligase HUL5 (similar to uniprot|P53119 Saccharomyces cerevisiae YGL141W) — MLNFTGHTRRRNINLGNRSATTKQDLLIKAKQERDRRAQERQNEGAVRVIQTHLRKYITCDYVIKHWNQGLTPMEEKEQIKHLVLAYGPRIYEHLNPPQVFDILQRSQPILSSYPGLLGNIQLCRMLGNYKDDTLVVITLSAMNAKFRTNKEFVEGLTSFLRHTKSLSATTCNPLCEVLNVWGLNRTEELQPLFELNSNELTFYRPLLEFYQCLGSLNILPKITNPTSILLENLSYIYATGSRSDDLIYCIASCFRDIVHSPANPQLQESFSKLYEKSFIDKLARMVEEDQHEEINPGTIVYFMQSAPEENLKNSILMTLLSRPLFFKKLFQDVQRTTLDLNSLHLSASYSIFIKLLEMHLMISTDHELLSENSGFTIQQLVTFTTYLKDFVFDSLWNSANDVKSEIVDETLSLLHKIYLRDSRLHFCSTKAEPDYWSNKDQEFLNVGIFKYIEDYERLYRDFAERREEMYTNDEDQAVVDEMSSIKFKILDQLSTSFKHTVSTRQFRKLQILIRAPFFIPFEQRVDLFYAFISLDKQRLMLDEDSTIMNMFMPWGMPGMGRQSATISREHMLEDACNAFNSIGERFKAKLAVTFVNEFGPEVGIDGGGITKEFLTSVSDEGFNSDKYGLFQSNDNYELYPSTSVDSQQLRYLWFLGKVLGKCLYDHVLIDVTFADFFLKKLLNYSTRFTSSIDDMCSLDPTLYSNLVKLLSMSAEEIASLDLTFEITTDNGPVELIPNGSKTRVQKETVLYYIVKVSDYKLNRSLFKQIFNFHGGMSMIIAPHWMEMFNSVELQMLISGKGKDVDLQDLKNNTEYGGFSQTDPTIRHFWQILEEFEREERFSFIKFVTSVPRAPLQGFKSLEPKFGIRNAGSELERLPTASTCVNLLKLPDYRDKELLKKKLLYAINSGARFDLS, encoded by the coding sequence ATGCTAAATTTTACAGGCCACACAAGAAGGAGAAACATTAATTTGGGCAATAGGTCTGCTACAACGAAGCAGGACCTACTAATAAAAGCTAAACAGGAGAGAGATAGAAGAGCACAAGAGAGACAGAATGAAGGTGCCGTAAGAGTAATACAGACCCATTTGAGGAAATATATTACTTGCGATTATGTTATCAAGCACTGGAATCAAGGGCTGACACCTATGGAAGAGAAAGAACAGATTAAACATTTAGTACTGGCATATGGTCCTCGAATTTATGAGCACTTGAATCCACCACAAGTCTTTGACATTTTACAACGATCACAACCTATATTATCGTCCTATCCTGGACTACTCGGTAACATACAGTTGTGCAGAATGTTGGGAAACTATAAAGATGATACCCTTGTAGTAATTACTTTGAGCGCTATGAATGCCAAATTTAGGACtaataaagaatttgtgGAGGGATTGACCAGTTTTTTAAGACACACGAAATCTTTAAGTGCTACCACTTGCAATCCACTCTGTGAAGTTTTAAATGTATGGGGCTTAAACCGAACAGAAGAATTACAACCATTGTTTGAATTAAACTCTAACGAATTGACTTTTTACCGTCCACTTTTGgaattttaccaatgtTTGGGATCTTTAAACATTCTTCCGAAAATTACCAATCCCACATCTATTCTTCTAGAGAACCTGTCATACATTTATGCCACCGGTTCTCGATCTGACGATCTAATATACTGCATAGCATCTTGCTTCAGAGATATAGTACACTCACCTGCTAATCCTCAATTACAAGAGTCATTTTCAAAGCTCTACGAGAAATCATttattgataaattggcTAGAATGGTAGAAGAGGATCAACACGAGGAGATTAATCCTGGGACCATTGTCTACTTTATGCAATCAGCTCCAGaggaaaatttaaagaattcaattttaatgaCACTATTATCGAGGCCgcttttcttcaagaaattgtttCAAGATGTACAAAGGACGACGCTAGATTTAAATTCATTACATCTATCTGCTTCCTATtccattttcatcaaattgttagaGATGCACCTTATGATTTCTACTGATCACGAACTTTTATCGGAAAATTCTGGATTCACTATACAACAACTGGTAACCTTTACTActtatttgaaagattttgTGTTTGACTCATTGTGGAACTCAGCCAATGATGTGAAATCGGAGATCGTTGATGAAACTTTATCACTTTTACACAAGATATATTTACGAGATTCACGTCTGCACTTCTGCTCCACTAAAGCTGAGCCTGACTATTGGTCCAACAAggatcaagaatttttaaatgtGGGTATCTTCAAATACATCGAAGACTACGAAAGGCTCTATAGAGATTTTGCCGAAAGAAGGGAAGAAATGTATACCAATGACGAGGATCAAGCCGTTGTAGATGAAATGAGTTCGATAaagttcaaaattttggatcaattgagtACATCTTTCAAACATACTGTCTCCACTCGTCAATTTCGTAAATTACAGATATTGATTAGAGCACCATTTTTCATACCATTCGAACAACGTGTGGACCTATTTTACGCTTTTATATCCTTGGACAAACAAAGGTTAATGttggatgaagatagtACGATAATGAACATGTTTATGCCTTGGGGTATGCCCGGAATGGGTAGACAATCAGCTACTATCTCCAGAGAACACATGTTAGAAGATGCATGCAATGCATTCAACAGTATAGGTGAAAGGTTTAAGGCAAAATTAGCTGTCACATTCGTGAATGAGTTTGGACCTGAAGTTGGAATTGATGGCGGTGGTATCAcaaaagaatttctaaCAAGTGTCAGCGATGAAGGTTTCAACAGTGACAAATATGGATTATTCCAATCTAATGATAATTACGAACTGTACCCTTCCACTAGTGTTGATTCACAACAACTAAGATACTTGTGGTTCTTAGGTAAAGTTCTAGGTAAGTGTCTCTACGATCACGTCTTGATCGATGTGACATTTGctgatttctttttgaagaaattattgaaCTATTCAACGAGATTTACTTCGTCGATTGATGACATGTGCAGTCTAGATCCAACATTATATTCCAACTTAGTAAAACTGTTATCGATGAGTGCAGAAGAAATCGCTTCCCTCGATTTAACTTTCGAAATTACTACCGATAATGGACCTGTAGAATTGATACCAAACGGTTCCAAGACTAGAGTGCAAAAGGAAACAGTTTTGTATTACATCGTCAAAGTTTCCGATTACAAATTGAACCGCTCTCTTTTCAAACAGATTTTTAACTTCCATGGTGGTATGAGTATGATTATAGCACCACACTGGATGGAAATGTTTAACTCTGTTGAATTACAGATGTTAATCTCAGGTAAGGGCAAAGATGTTGATTTGCAAGATCTAAAGAATAACACTGAATATGGTGGGTTTTCACAGACAGATCCAACGATAAGACATTTCTGGCAAATTTTGGAGGAATTCGAGAGGGAGGAAAGATTCAGTTTTATCAAATTCGTCACATCTGTCCCCAGGGCTCCATTACAGGGGTTTAAATCCCTGGAACCAAAATTCGGTATTAGAAATGCTGGTTCAGAACTCGAAAGACTACCCACTGCTTCTACGTGTGTCAATCTATTGAAATTGCCTGATTACCGAGACAAAGAACTGCTGAAAAAGAAACTGTTGTATGCCATAAATTCTGGTGCTAGGTTTGATCTTTCgtga